One window of the Enterobacter huaxiensis genome contains the following:
- the mobB gene encoding molybdopterin-guanine dinucleotide biosynthesis protein MobB, translating into MIPVLAIAAWSGTGKTTLLKKLIPALCAKGKRPGLIKHTHHNMDVDKPGKDSFELRKAGAAQTMVASRQRWALMTETPDEAPLDLAYLVSRMDHSTLDLVLVEGFKHEEVAKILLFRSDAGHEIHELTLDEHVIAVASDVALSLEVPVLDLNDVDGIAEFIVGWSAV; encoded by the coding sequence ATGATCCCGGTATTAGCAATAGCAGCCTGGAGCGGTACAGGTAAAACCACGCTGCTGAAGAAACTGATCCCCGCACTTTGCGCCAAAGGTAAACGTCCCGGACTGATTAAGCATACTCATCACAACATGGATGTCGATAAGCCGGGAAAAGACAGCTTTGAACTGCGTAAAGCGGGCGCTGCACAGACGATGGTGGCAAGCCGTCAACGCTGGGCGCTGATGACTGAAACCCCGGATGAGGCGCCACTGGATCTCGCTTATCTGGTCAGCAGAATGGATCACTCCACGCTGGATCTGGTGCTGGTTGAGGGTTTTAAGCATGAGGAAGTTGCAAAGATCCTGCTGTTTCGAAGCGACGCTGGGCATGAAATCCACGAGTTAACCCTGGATGAACATGTGATTGCAGTAGCCAGTGACGTTGCGCTGTCGCTCGAGGTACCGGTGCTGGATTTGAATGATGTTGATGGGATTGCGGAGTTTATTGTGGGGTGGAGTGCAGTCTGA
- a CDS encoding FadR/GntR family transcriptional regulator → MPLSAQQLAAQKNLSYVLAEKLAQLILVGKYAPGSILPGELELGEQFGVSRTAVREAVKTLTAKGMVLPRPRIGTRVMPQANWNFLDQELLFWWMNEDNLNQVVDHFLVMRSSLEPQACLLAASLGTAEQKAQLNTLMEEMVFLKKHFNRERWIEVDMAWHEHIYMMSANPFLTSFASLFHSVYHTYFTSITQDEVVKLDLHQAIVDAIQESDGQKALSACQALLAAPTHQQVNK, encoded by the coding sequence ATGCCCTTAAGCGCACAACAGCTGGCAGCACAAAAAAACCTTTCCTATGTGCTGGCAGAAAAGCTGGCTCAGCTGATCTTAGTGGGTAAATATGCCCCGGGCAGCATCCTGCCGGGTGAGCTGGAGCTGGGCGAGCAGTTCGGGGTAAGCCGTACCGCCGTTCGCGAAGCAGTGAAAACCTTAACAGCAAAAGGGATGGTGCTTCCGCGTCCCCGCATTGGCACTCGCGTGATGCCTCAGGCTAACTGGAACTTCCTCGATCAGGAATTACTCTTCTGGTGGATGAATGAAGATAACTTGAACCAGGTCGTCGATCATTTCCTGGTGATGCGCAGCAGTCTCGAACCTCAGGCCTGCCTGCTTGCCGCCTCGCTCGGTACCGCAGAGCAAAAAGCGCAGTTGAATACCTTAATGGAAGAGATGGTGTTTCTGAAAAAGCACTTCAACCGCGAGCGCTGGATTGAGGTGGATATGGCCTGGCATGAACATATCTATATGATGAGCGCCAATCCGTTCCTTACCTCCTTTGCCTCTTTATTCCATTCGGTGTACCACACCTACTTCACCTCTATTACCCAGGATGAAGTCGTAAAGCTGGATCTGCATCAGGCGATAGTTGATGCCATTCAGGAGAGCGACGGGCAGAAAGCCCTGAGTGCGTGCCAGGCATTACTTGCCGCACCAACCCACCAGCAGGTAAATAAATGA
- the mdtD gene encoding multidrug transporter subunit MdtD yields MTEKKARSMAGLPWIAAMAFFMQALDATILNTALPAIAQSLNRSPLAMQSAIISYTLTVAMLIPVSGWLADRFGTRKVFMLAVTLFTLGSLACALSTSLTELVIFRVLQGVGGAMMMPVARLALLRAYPRSELLPVLNFVTMPGLVGPILGPVLGGVLVTWASWHWIFLINIPIGVAGLIYARKYMPNFTTPRRSFDMGGFFLFGLSLVLFSSGMELFGEKIVATWLALTVIFSGILLFLLYIRHARRHPTPLISLSLFNTRTFSVGVAGNIASRLGTGCVPFLMPLMLQVGFGYPALIAGCMMAPTAMGSILAKSTVTQVLRWFGYRKTLVGVTVFIGLMIAQFSLQSAALPVWMLILPLFVLGMAMSTQFTSMNTITLADLTDENASSGNSVLAVTQQLSISLGVAVSAAVLRFYEGVDGTNTVEQFHYTFITMGALTVVSALVFMLLKPKDGRNLIKERHKEKAKPNRVPSEQE; encoded by the coding sequence ATGACAGAGAAAAAAGCGCGCAGCATGGCCGGATTGCCGTGGATTGCAGCCATGGCTTTTTTTATGCAGGCACTGGATGCCACTATCCTCAATACTGCACTTCCCGCCATCGCACAAAGCCTTAACCGTTCGCCGCTGGCAATGCAGTCCGCCATTATCAGCTACACCCTGACGGTTGCCATGCTGATCCCGGTCAGCGGCTGGCTGGCAGATCGTTTCGGCACCCGAAAAGTCTTCATGCTCGCGGTGACGCTTTTCACCCTTGGATCTCTGGCCTGCGCGCTCTCCACCTCCTTAACGGAGCTGGTAATTTTCCGCGTGCTCCAGGGGGTAGGCGGGGCGATGATGATGCCCGTCGCGCGTCTGGCACTACTGCGCGCCTATCCGCGCAGCGAGCTGCTGCCCGTTCTCAACTTCGTCACCATGCCTGGCCTGGTCGGCCCGATACTTGGCCCCGTGCTGGGCGGTGTGCTCGTCACCTGGGCAAGCTGGCACTGGATTTTCCTGATTAACATTCCGATTGGCGTGGCGGGCCTGATTTATGCCCGCAAATATATGCCGAACTTCACCACGCCAAGACGCAGCTTCGATATGGGCGGTTTTTTCCTGTTTGGCCTGAGCCTGGTTCTGTTCTCCAGCGGCATGGAGCTGTTTGGTGAGAAAATTGTCGCGACGTGGCTGGCGCTGACCGTCATCTTCAGCGGTATTTTGCTGTTCCTTCTTTATATACGTCACGCACGCCGCCATCCGACACCGCTGATCTCTCTGTCTCTCTTTAATACCCGCACCTTCTCGGTCGGCGTGGCGGGTAACATTGCCTCGCGCTTGGGTACGGGCTGTGTTCCCTTTCTGATGCCATTGATGCTGCAGGTCGGTTTCGGTTATCCGGCGTTGATTGCCGGTTGCATGATGGCGCCCACGGCGATGGGATCGATTCTGGCGAAATCAACGGTAACGCAGGTGCTGCGCTGGTTTGGCTATCGTAAAACGCTGGTTGGCGTGACGGTCTTTATCGGCCTGATGATTGCCCAGTTCTCACTGCAGTCCGCCGCGTTACCCGTCTGGATGCTGATCCTGCCGCTGTTTGTGCTGGGTATGGCGATGTCGACGCAGTTCACGTCGATGAATACAATCACCCTTGCCGACCTCACCGACGAGAACGCCAGCAGCGGCAACAGCGTGCTGGCCGTCACGCAACAGCTGTCGATAAGTCTTGGCGTTGCCGTGAGTGCGGCAGTGCTGCGGTTTTATGAAGGGGTCGACGGTACGAATACCGTCGAGCAGTTCCACTATACCTTTATCACCATGGGCGCGCTTACGGTGGTATCGGCGCTGGTCTTTATGCTGTTAAAACCGAAGGACGGCCGGAACCTGATAAAAGAACGTCATAAAGAGAAAGCTAAACCGAACCGCGTTCCATCAGAACAGGAGTAA
- the rbsR gene encoding ribose operon transcriptional repressor RbsR, with translation MATMKDVARMAGVSTSTVSHVINKDRFVSEAIREKVEAAVKDLNYAPSALARSLKLNQTRTIGMLITASTNPFYSELVRGVERSCFERGYSLVLCNTEGDEQRMNRNLETLMQKRVDGLLLLCTETHQPSKEIIQRYPSIPTVMMDWAPFDGTSDLIQDNSLLGGDMATQHLIDKGYTRIACITGPLDKTPARLRLEGYLSAMERSGLAIPDGYRITGDFEFNGGFEAMQTLLAQEPRPQAVFIGNDAMAFGAYQALYQAGLRVPDDMAVIGYDDIELARYMTPPLTTIHQPKDELGELAIDVLIHRMAQPTLQQQRLQLTPVLMERGSV, from the coding sequence TTGGCTACGATGAAAGATGTCGCCCGCATGGCGGGCGTTTCTACTTCGACGGTCTCCCACGTCATTAATAAGGATCGCTTCGTCAGTGAGGCGATACGGGAGAAAGTCGAAGCTGCAGTAAAAGATCTCAACTATGCGCCGTCTGCGCTGGCACGCAGCCTGAAGCTCAATCAGACGCGCACTATCGGCATGCTGATTACGGCCAGTACCAACCCTTTTTATTCTGAACTTGTGCGCGGCGTAGAGCGCAGCTGCTTCGAACGTGGCTATAGCCTGGTGTTGTGCAATACCGAAGGCGACGAGCAGCGCATGAATCGCAACCTTGAGACGCTAATGCAAAAACGCGTCGATGGGCTACTGCTGCTGTGTACCGAAACGCATCAGCCCTCGAAAGAGATTATCCAGCGCTATCCTTCTATCCCGACGGTCATGATGGACTGGGCACCGTTCGACGGAACCAGCGATCTGATTCAGGATAACTCCCTGCTGGGCGGCGATATGGCGACTCAGCATCTTATTGATAAAGGCTATACCCGCATCGCCTGCATCACCGGTCCGCTGGACAAAACCCCGGCACGCTTGCGTCTGGAAGGGTATCTTTCCGCCATGGAACGGTCCGGGCTTGCCATTCCTGATGGTTACCGGATCACCGGTGATTTTGAATTTAACGGCGGCTTCGAGGCGATGCAGACGTTGCTGGCGCAGGAGCCGCGCCCGCAGGCGGTTTTTATCGGTAACGATGCGATGGCGTTTGGTGCCTATCAGGCGTTGTATCAGGCTGGGCTGCGCGTGCCGGACGATATGGCGGTAATTGGCTACGACGATATCGAGCTGGCGCGCTATATGACGCCGCCGCTCACCACCATCCATCAGCCGAAGGATGAACTGGGCGAGCTGGCCATTGATGTACTGATTCACCGTATGGCGCAGCCCACGCTGCAGCAGCAACGCCTGCAGCTTACTCCTGTTCTGATGGAACGCGGTTCGGTTTAG
- the rbsK gene encoding ribokinase, whose product MKTAGNLVVLGSINADHILNLETFPTPGETVTGNQYQVAFGGKGANQAVAAGRSGANIAFIACTGDDDTGERVRKQLASDNIDVAPVSVVEGESTGVALIFVNAEGENVIGIHAGANAALTTERVEAQREIVADAQALLMQLESPVESVLAAAKIAHENHTTVVLNPAPARVLSDELLALVDIITPNETEAEKLTGIRVENDDDAARAAKVLHGKGIGTVIITLGSRGVWASVNGEGRRVPGFKVKAIDTIAAGDTFNGALVTALLEGKGMDDAIRFAHAAAAIAVTRKGAQPSVPWRKEIDEFLSQQG is encoded by the coding sequence ATGAAAACCGCAGGCAACCTCGTCGTCCTTGGCAGTATCAATGCCGATCACATTCTTAACCTTGAAACCTTCCCGACGCCGGGCGAAACCGTCACCGGTAATCAGTACCAGGTGGCCTTCGGCGGTAAGGGCGCAAACCAGGCCGTCGCCGCCGGACGCAGCGGGGCGAATATCGCGTTTATCGCCTGTACCGGCGATGACGATACCGGCGAGCGCGTACGCAAACAGCTGGCAAGCGACAACATCGATGTTGCGCCGGTGAGCGTGGTCGAAGGGGAATCCACCGGCGTGGCGCTGATTTTCGTCAACGCTGAAGGTGAGAATGTTATCGGTATTCATGCGGGCGCTAACGCCGCGCTGACGACTGAACGTGTTGAAGCGCAGCGCGAGATCGTCGCGGATGCGCAAGCCCTGCTGATGCAGCTGGAATCCCCAGTTGAAAGCGTGCTGGCCGCCGCGAAAATTGCGCATGAAAATCATACCACTGTCGTACTTAACCCGGCTCCAGCCCGTGTATTATCAGACGAGCTGCTGGCGCTGGTGGACATCATCACCCCGAACGAAACCGAAGCAGAAAAACTGACGGGTATTCGCGTTGAAAATGATGACGATGCCGCGCGTGCAGCAAAAGTGCTGCACGGGAAAGGCATTGGAACGGTGATCATTACCCTCGGCAGCCGCGGGGTATGGGCAAGCGTAAACGGTGAAGGCCGCCGCGTGCCGGGCTTTAAGGTCAAAGCCATTGATACCATCGCAGCGGGAGATACGTTCAACGGGGCATTAGTGACTGCGCTGCTGGAAGGTAAGGGTATGGATGACGCGATTCGCTTTGCCCATGCTGCAGCCGCGATCGCGGTAACGCGTAAAGGCGCGCAGCCTTCCGTTCCGTGGCGTAAAGAGATTGATGAATTCTTAAGTCAGCAGGGGTAA
- the rbsB gene encoding ribose ABC transporter substrate-binding protein RbsB yields MNMKKLATLVSAVALSATVSANAMAKDTIALVVSTLNNPFFVSLKDGAQKEADKLGYNLVVLDSQNNPAKELANVQDLTVRGTKILLINPTDSDAVGNAVKMANQAKIPVITLDRQASKGEVVSHIASDNVLGGKIAGDYIAKKAGEGAKVIELQGIAGTSAARERGEGFQQAVAAHKFNVLASQPADFDRTKGLNVMQNLLTAHPDVQAVFAQNDEMALGALRALQTAGKSDVMVVGFDGTPDGEKAVNDGKLAATIAQLPEQIGATGVETADKVLKGEKVQAKYPVDLKLVIKQ; encoded by the coding sequence ATGAACATGAAAAAACTGGCTACCCTGGTTTCTGCAGTCGCGCTGAGCGCAACCGTAAGTGCTAACGCAATGGCAAAAGACACCATCGCGCTGGTTGTCTCTACCCTGAACAACCCGTTCTTCGTCTCCCTGAAGGACGGCGCGCAGAAAGAAGCGGACAAACTGGGCTACAACCTGGTGGTGCTGGATTCGCAGAACAACCCGGCGAAAGAGCTGGCCAACGTTCAGGACTTAACCGTTCGTGGCACCAAAATTCTGCTGATCAACCCAACCGATTCTGATGCCGTAGGTAACGCCGTGAAGATGGCAAACCAGGCGAAAATTCCGGTGATCACCCTCGACCGTCAGGCGTCTAAAGGTGAGGTGGTCAGCCACATTGCTTCTGATAACGTGCTGGGCGGCAAAATCGCGGGTGATTACATCGCGAAGAAAGCCGGTGAAGGCGCGAAAGTTATCGAACTGCAGGGCATCGCCGGGACTTCCGCAGCGCGTGAGCGTGGTGAAGGCTTCCAGCAGGCCGTTGCAGCGCACAAATTTAACGTACTGGCCAGCCAGCCGGCAGACTTCGACCGTACTAAAGGCTTGAACGTGATGCAGAACCTGCTGACCGCGCACCCTGACGTGCAGGCCGTATTCGCCCAGAACGACGAAATGGCGCTGGGCGCACTGCGTGCCCTGCAGACCGCAGGTAAATCTGATGTGATGGTTGTCGGATTTGACGGCACGCCGGATGGTGAAAAAGCGGTAAATGATGGCAAACTGGCTGCGACCATCGCTCAGCTGCCAGAGCAGATTGGCGCCACTGGCGTTGAAACTGCCGATAAAGTGCTGAAGGGCGAAAAAGTTCAGGCCAAATACCCCGTTGACCTGAAGCTGGTCATCAAGCAGTAA
- the rbsC gene encoding ribose ABC transporter permease codes for MTTQAVSGRRYFTKAWLLEQKSLIALLVLIAIVSTMSPNFFTVNNLFNILQQTSVNAIMAVGMTLVILTSGIDLSVGSLLALTGAIAASIVGIEVNALVAVAAALAAGAAIGAVTGVIVAKGRVQAFIATLVMMLLLRGVTMVYTNGSPVNTGFTDNADLFGWFGIGRPLGIPTPVWIMAIVFLAAWYMLHHTRLGRYIYALGGNEAATRLSGISVNKVKIIVYSLCGLLASLAGIIEVARLSSAQPTAGTGYELDAIAAVVLGGTSLAGGKGRIVGTLIGALILGFLNNGLNLLGVSSYYQMIVKAVVILLAVLVDNKKQ; via the coding sequence ATGACTACCCAGGCTGTTTCTGGTCGCCGCTATTTCACTAAGGCATGGCTGCTGGAACAAAAATCGCTGATTGCCCTGCTGGTGCTGATCGCGATTGTCTCCACCATGAGCCCGAACTTTTTTACCGTAAATAACCTGTTCAACATTCTTCAGCAGACGTCCGTCAACGCCATTATGGCGGTCGGTATGACGCTGGTGATTCTGACGTCGGGTATCGATCTGTCCGTCGGTTCCCTGCTGGCGCTCACCGGTGCGATTGCCGCTTCAATTGTAGGGATTGAGGTCAACGCGCTGGTGGCCGTTGCAGCAGCGCTGGCTGCGGGCGCTGCGATTGGCGCCGTGACCGGGGTGATTGTGGCGAAAGGCCGCGTTCAGGCGTTCATCGCCACGCTGGTGATGATGCTCCTGCTGCGCGGTGTGACCATGGTTTACACCAACGGCAGCCCGGTGAACACGGGCTTTACGGATAACGCCGATCTGTTTGGCTGGTTTGGTATCGGCCGCCCGCTGGGGATCCCGACGCCGGTCTGGATCATGGCTATCGTCTTCCTGGCGGCGTGGTACATGCTGCACCACACCCGTCTGGGCCGTTATATCTACGCCCTGGGCGGTAACGAAGCGGCAACGCGCCTGTCCGGTATCAGCGTCAATAAAGTCAAAATTATCGTTTACTCCCTGTGCGGTCTGCTGGCGTCTCTGGCGGGCATCATCGAAGTGGCGCGCCTCTCTTCCGCGCAGCCAACGGCGGGTACGGGATATGAGCTGGATGCCATTGCGGCAGTGGTTCTGGGCGGTACGAGTCTTGCGGGCGGTAAAGGTCGCATTGTTGGGACTTTGATCGGCGCACTGATCCTCGGTTTCCTGAATAATGGTTTGAATTTGTTAGGTGTTTCCTCCTATTACCAGATGATCGTTAAGGCAGTGGTGATTTTGCTGGCGGTACTGGTAGACAACAAAAAACAGTAA
- the rbsA gene encoding ribose ABC transporter ATP-binding protein RbsA: protein MDALLQLKGIDKSFPGVKALSGAALNVYAGRVMALVGENGAGKSTMMKVLTGIYQRDAGSLVWLGKETTFTGPKSSQEAGIGIIHQELNLIPQLTIAENIFLGREFVNRFGKIDWKTMYAEADKLLAKLNLRFKSDRLVGDLSIGDQQMVEIAKVLSFESKVIIMDEPTDALTDTETESLFRVIRELKSQGRGIVYISHRMKEIFEICDDVTVFRDGQFIAEREVATLIEDSLIEMMVGRKLEDQYPHLDKAPGEIRLKVDNLCGPGVNDVTFTLRQGEILGVAGLMGAGRTELMKVLYGALPRASGYVTLDGHEVVTRSPQDGLANGIVYISEDRKRDGLVLGMSVKENMSLTALRYFSHSGGTLKHKDEQQAVSDFIRLFNVKTPSMEQAIGLLSGGNQQKVAIARGLMTRPKVLILDEPTRGVDVGAKKEIYQLINQFKADGLSIILVSSEMPEVLGMSDRIIVMHEGHLGGEFTREQATQEVLMAAAVGKLNRVNQE, encoded by the coding sequence ATGGACGCATTACTGCAGCTTAAAGGGATCGATAAATCCTTCCCGGGCGTAAAAGCCCTCTCAGGTGCGGCACTGAACGTATACGCCGGGCGCGTCATGGCGCTGGTGGGCGAAAACGGTGCCGGCAAATCCACCATGATGAAAGTGCTGACCGGTATCTATCAGCGCGATGCGGGTTCGCTCGTCTGGCTGGGTAAAGAGACCACCTTCACCGGCCCGAAATCCTCTCAGGAAGCGGGCATCGGCATTATCCACCAGGAACTGAACCTGATCCCGCAGCTCACCATTGCGGAGAACATCTTCCTGGGCCGCGAGTTTGTGAACCGGTTCGGCAAAATCGACTGGAAAACGATGTACGCCGAAGCGGACAAGCTGCTGGCGAAGCTGAACCTGCGCTTCAAGAGCGACCGCCTGGTGGGCGATCTCTCTATCGGCGATCAGCAGATGGTGGAAATAGCGAAGGTGCTGAGCTTTGAGTCGAAGGTCATCATTATGGATGAACCAACCGACGCCCTCACCGATACCGAAACCGAATCCCTGTTCCGCGTGATCCGCGAGCTGAAATCGCAGGGGCGCGGGATTGTCTATATCTCACACCGTATGAAAGAGATCTTCGAAATCTGCGATGACGTTACCGTCTTCCGCGACGGACAGTTTATTGCCGAGCGCGAAGTGGCGACGCTGATCGAAGATTCGCTTATCGAAATGATGGTGGGGCGTAAGCTCGAAGATCAGTATCCGCATCTGGACAAAGCGCCGGGTGAGATCCGCCTGAAGGTGGACAATCTCTGCGGTCCTGGCGTGAACGACGTGACCTTTACCCTGCGCCAGGGCGAGATCCTGGGCGTGGCGGGCCTGATGGGCGCGGGCCGTACCGAGCTGATGAAAGTGCTTTACGGCGCCCTGCCGCGTGCAAGCGGCTATGTCACCCTCGACGGTCATGAAGTGGTGACGCGATCCCCGCAGGATGGCCTGGCGAACGGCATCGTCTATATCTCTGAAGACCGCAAGCGCGATGGCTTAGTGCTGGGCATGTCGGTAAAAGAGAACATGTCGCTCACCGCGCTGCGCTATTTCAGCCATAGCGGCGGTACGCTGAAGCACAAAGACGAACAGCAGGCGGTCAGCGATTTTATCCGTCTCTTTAACGTTAAAACCCCGTCGATGGAGCAGGCGATTGGCCTCTTATCCGGCGGTAATCAGCAGAAAGTGGCGATTGCGCGCGGGCTGATGACGCGCCCGAAAGTGCTGATCCTCGATGAGCCAACCCGCGGCGTGGACGTGGGCGCGAAGAAAGAAATTTATCAGCTGATTAACCAGTTCAAGGCCGACGGTCTGAGCATCATTCTGGTCTCTTCCGAGATGCCAGAAGTATTAGGCATGAGCGATCGCATTATCGTTATGCATGAAGGGCATCTCGGCGGTGAATTCACTCGCGAGCAGGCCACCCAGGAAGTTCTGATGGCTGCCGCTGTGGGCAAGCTTAATCGCGTGAATCAGGAGTAA
- the rbsD gene encoding D-ribose pyranase, with amino-acid sequence MKKGTVLNSEISSVISRLGHTDTLVVCDAGLPVPRSTTRIDMALTQGVPSFMQVLGVVTAEMEVEAAILATEIKQHNPQLHETLLSHIEQLQQHQGNTIEIRYTTHEQFKQQTADSQAVIRSGECSPYANIILCAGVTF; translated from the coding sequence ATGAAGAAAGGCACGGTTCTCAACTCAGAAATCTCATCGGTTATTTCCCGTCTTGGGCATACCGATACGCTGGTGGTTTGCGATGCAGGCTTACCGGTTCCGCGCAGCACAACCCGTATCGATATGGCGTTAACGCAGGGTGTCCCTTCGTTTATGCAGGTACTGGGCGTAGTGACGGCGGAGATGGAGGTTGAGGCGGCCATTCTCGCGACGGAAATTAAACAACATAATCCGCAGCTCCACGAAACGTTGCTCAGCCACATTGAGCAACTGCAGCAACACCAGGGAAACACTATAGAAATTCGTTACACAACGCACGAGCAGTTCAAACAACAAACCGCAGACAGTCAGGCGGTGATTCGCAGCGGGGAGTGTTCCCCGTATGCGAATATCATTCTCTGTGCTGGCGTCACCTTCTGA